A stretch of the Aegilops tauschii subsp. strangulata cultivar AL8/78 chromosome 4, Aet v6.0, whole genome shotgun sequence genome encodes the following:
- the LOC109759388 gene encoding NDR1/HIN1-like protein 13, with amino-acid sequence MAERALPPPVPEQASAAAAQLRAPPHETYVVKVQKDQIYRVPPPENAYLAERYRAERAGGGKSGGGSACSTPLLLTLGLAAAAVLLLGASVWLSVVVMRPAPPSFSVNRLSARNASAQRHAEVDYDFFLTAINPNKVTALWYKDGGTARLLHQGTALAKAADVGTPEDGGADAKDFNVLLRGGGHATSKAVERALRGSKKEAVALELAVEFPVQVHVGALAFAAKRLAVACEMRTAGLGKHVHISSQKCRSSFGK; translated from the coding sequence ATGGCGGAGAGGGCGCTCCCGCCGCCCGTGCCCGAGCaggcctccgccgccgccgcccagctcAGGGCGCCGCCGCACGAGACCTACGTCGTCAAGGTCCAGAAGGACCAGATATACCGCGTGCCGCCCCCCGAGAACGCCTACCTCGCCGAGCGGTACCGCGCGGAGCGCGCCGGCGGCGGCaagagcggcggcggctcggcgtgCTCGACGCCCCTCCTGCTCACGCTCGGCCTGGCGGCCGCGGCGGTGCTGCTCCTGGGCGCCAGCGTCTGGCTCTCCGTCGTCGTGATGCGGCCGGCCCCGCCGAGCTTCTCCGTGAACAGGCTCTCCGCGCGCAACGCGTCGGCGCAGCGCCACGCGGAGGTGGACTACGACTTCTTCCTCACGGCGATCAACCCCAACAAGGTGACCGCGCTGTGGTACAAGGACGGGGGCACGGCCAGGCTGCTGCACCAGGGCACGGCCCTGGCCAAGGCCGCGGACGTGGGGACGCccgaggacggcggcgcggacgCCAAGGACTTCAACGTGCTGCTGCGCGGCGGCGGCCACGCGACATCCAAGGCGGTGGAGAGGGCGCTCAGGGGGTCGAAGAAGGAGGCCGTGGCGCTGGAGCTCGCCGTGGAGTTCCCCGTGCAGGTGCACGTGGGCGCGCTCGCGTTCGCGGCCAAGAGGCTGGCCGTGGCGTGCGAGATGAGAACGGCGGGGCTAGGGAAGCACGTGCACATTTCGTCGCAGAAGTGCAGGAGCAGCTTCGGGAAGTGA
- the LOC109759391 gene encoding ras-related protein RABH1b produces MAPAVSALAKYKLVFLGDQAVGKTAIITRFMYDKFDATYQATIGIDFLSKTMYLEDRTVRLQLWDTAGQERFRSLIPSYIRDSSVAVIVYDVTDTQSFLHTSKWIDEVNTARGKDVLIVLVGNKTDLVDQRQVPTDEGEAKAKEHGALFMETSAKAGFNIKALFRTIAASLPGMDALSSAKQEDMVDINLRPASGPAGSGAPGQQEQKAGGCSC; encoded by the exons ATGGCGCCGGCGGTGTCGGCGCTGGCCAAGTACAAGCTGGTGTTCCTCGGCGACCAGGCGGTGGGCAAGACCGCCATCATCACCCGCTTCATGTACGACAAGTTCGACGCCACCTACCAG GCCACCATCGGGATCGATTTCCTCTCCAAGACCATGTACCTCGAGGACCGCACGGTTCGCCTGCAGCTATG GGACACGGCTGGGCAGGAGAGGTTCCGGAGTCTGATTCCAAGCTACATCAGAGACTCTTCTGTCGCGGTCATCGTCTACGATGTAACTG ACACGCAATCGTTTCTGCATACATCGAAGTGGATCGATGAGGTGAACACGGCAAGAGGCAAAGATGTGCTGATCGTGCTCGTCGGAAACAAAACAGACCTCGTTGACCAGAG GCAAGTGCCCACGGACGAAGGGGaggccaaggccaaggagcaCGGCGCCTTGTTCATGGAGACCAGCGCCAAGGCCGGCTTCAACATCAAG GCTCTGTTCCGCACGATCGCCGCGTCCCTGCCTGGGATGGACGCCCTCTCGTCGGCGAAGCAGGAGGACATGGTGGACATCAACCTGAGGCCCGCCTCCGGGCCAGCAGGCTCAGGCGCGCCTGGGCAGCAGGAGCAGAAAGCAGGAGGATGCTCTTGCTGA
- the LOC109759393 gene encoding mitochondrial arginine transporter BAC1 gives MAGLGDAAKEYIAGSAAGVAQVVVGHPFDTVKVKLQAHNTTAHGKVYKNAFHCTSRILVDEGIRGLYKGASSSFIGIALESSLFFGTYAQAKQLLQGKSEDYKPRLKVIIPSAACSGALISCILAPTELTKCRMQVQGKDVMYATQYSSPLDCAVKTLQREGVRGIFRGGLATLYREAIGNAVFFCTYEYSRYWMHNYIDSRQFSSNSGLVVAKDIGIGIMSGGLSGMAFWTATLPMDVAKTIIQTDHNPQSSRNPFRVLNMVYRRAGLAGCYAGLGPTLARAFPANAAAIVAWEYSAKILGIRRE, from the exons ATGGCTGGCTTAGGCGACGCCGCCAAGGAATACATCGCTGGATCCGCTGCAGGCGTCGCCCAGGTGGTCGTCGGCCACCCTTTCGACACCGTGAAG GTCAAATTGCAAGCTCACAACACCACGGCTCACGGAAAGGTCTACAAGAATGCATTCCACTGCACTAGTAGGATACTGGTTGATGAAGGA ATAAGAGGGTTGTATAAAGGCGCGTCATCTTCATTTATTGGTATAGCACTTGAAAGCTCCCTTTTTTTTGGCACATATGCACAAGCCAAACAATTACTACAG GGAAAATCTGAGGATTATAAGCCGCGGCTAAAGGTAATTATTCCTTCTGCTGCCTGCAGTGGAGCCCTGATCAGCTGCATCCTTGCTCCAACTGAGCTGACCAAG TGCAGAATGCAAGTTCAAGGGAAGGATGTGATGTATGCGACCCAGTACTCCAGCCCTCTAGATTGCGCTGTGAAAACACTGCAGCGTGAAGGG GTTAGGGGTATATTTCGTGGTGGTTTAGCAACATTGTACAGAGAGGCAATTGGCAATGCTGTCTTCTTCTGCACTTATGAGTACAGCCGATATTGGATGCACAACTATATAGATTCTCGGCAATTTTCTAGCAACAGTGGCTTAGTTGTGGCAAAAGATATCGGGATAGGAATTATGAGTGGTGGCCTTAGTGGGATGGCT TTCTGGACAGCTACCCTGCCAATGGATGTTGCCAAAACGATTATTCAGACAGATCATAACCCTCAGTCGAGCCGAAATCCGTTTCGGGTTTTAAACATG GTCTATAGGAGAGCTGGTCTGGCTGGATGTTATGCTGGTCTTGGGCCAACACTAGCAAGAGCATTCCCTGCCAATGCAGCAGCGATTGTTGCCTGGGAGTACAGTGCTAAGATTCTTGGTATAAGGCGTGAGTAA